Below is a window of Nocardioides sp. S-1144 DNA.
CCAGCAGGCTGGCCAGGGCGGCACCGATCGCCGAGACGACCAGGGTGATGCGGGCGCCGTTGCTGCCGCGCAGGGTGAGCACCGCGAGCACCACCGCGACGACGGCCCAGATCGCGAAGACCACGAGCATCCCGATGGCGACGTCGGCGAGCAGGCTGGGGTCGAGGTCCTCGTAGGCGGCGTTGGAGCCGATCTCGGAGGCGACCTCGTCCTCGAAAGCCGTCCGGTCACCGGCGACGAACAGGACGCCGAGCGCGACGAAGCCGGCCACGAGGGTCGAGGTCACGATCGTCGCGACGGCCGCGGCCAGGACCTGCGGCGGGCGGGACGTCGGCGCCGGGCCCTGCCGGTGGCCGCCGTACAGGGGCGCGGGCTGGTGGGCGGGCTGGTCGTACCGGGGGGCGTCGGGGGCCTGGGGTGCCTGGGGTGCCTGGTCGGGCGCGGTCGGGGCGGTGGGCGTGGTCCGCTCGGCCGGCGGGACGTAGGAGGTGGCGGTGTGGGTCGAGGGACCGAACGGGTCGGGTTGCGACGGGTCGCGGCGGGCGACCTGCGGCGACGGCGCCGCGACGCCGGCGAACCAGTCGCGCGCCGGCTGGAGCCAGAGCATCACGATCGCCGCGACGACGACGGCCGCGAGGAACCCCGACGTCGACAGGCCCGCGACCAGCAGCACCGGCGCCAGGATGCTCAGCGCCAGCCGCGCGCTGCGGGCGCGCCGCAGCACCTGCCAGCCCAGGATCGTCGACGCCGCGGCGGCACCGCCGGCCACCAGGCACAGGACCCGCAGGATCGACTGGACGTCGTCGACGCTCAGCCCGAGCCCGGACGTCGGCGGCTCGGCGATCAGCCGCGCGGCCGACTCCTGCGCCTCGATCGACCCGAGCGAGGCCATCTGGTCGAAGGTCAGCAGCACCACGAACAGCGAGCCGCCCATGATGACGCCGCCCAGCAGGGACACCTGTCGCGGTCGGGGGATCGTCTTCTCGGCCACGACCCCAGTCTCCCAGAGAAGACCTGAGGGCGCGGCCCCGCACCTGGGCCGGGGGCGGGATTTCCCCGGTCGACCGGGGAAACCTGAACCTGGGGGCCGGGATCCCGGCCCCCAGGTTCAGGTATCGGCCGCCCAGTCGGGCGTGGCAGCCAGCGGGCAGGGCCGCGGGAGCGCGTCAGACGCTGAGCGCCAGGCCCTCGTCGCCGGCGTCGATGCGGACGGTGGAGCCGTCGACGACCTGGCCGCCGATCAGCATCTTCGCGAGGTTGTCGCCGATGGCCGACTGCACGAGGCGGCGCAGCGGCCGGGCGCCGTAGGCCGGGTCGAAGCCGGTCTCGGCGAGCCAGGCCTTGGCGGCGTCGGTGACCTCGATGGTGATCCGCCGGACCGCGAGCCGCTTCTCGAGCAGCCCGAGCTGCAGGTCGACGATGTGGGTGAGGGCCTCCTTGGAGAGGGCCTCGAACAGCACGATCTCGTCGAGCCGGTTGAGGAACTCCGGCTTGAACGACGACCGCACGACCGACATCACCGCGTCGCGCTTCTTCTCCGGCTCGAGCGTCGGGTCGACGAGGTACTGCGAACCGAGGTTGCTGGTGAGGATCATGATCGTGTTGCGGAAGTCGACGGTGCGGCCCTGGCCGTCGGTGAGCCGGCCGTCGTCGAGCACCTGCAGCAGGATGTCGAAGACCTCCGGGTGCGCCTTCTCGACCTCGTCGAGGAGCACGACGCTGTAGGGCCGGCGGCGCACCGCCTCGGTGAGCTGGCCGCCCTCGTCGTAGCCGACGTAGCCGGGAGGGGCGCCGACCAGGCGCGCGACCGAGTGCTTCTCGGAGTACTCGCTCATGTCGATGCGCACGATCGCGCGCTCGTCGTCGAAGAGGAAGTCGGCCAGCGACTTCGCCAGCTCGGTCTTGCCGGTGCCGGTGGGGCCGAGGAAGAGGAACGAGCCGACCGGGCGGTTCGGGTCGGCGATCCCGGCCCGCGACCGGCGGACGGCGTCGCTGACCGCGACGACGGCGTCGCGCTGGCCGATCAGCCGCTCGCCGATGACGTCCTCCATCTTGAGCAGCTTGGCGGTCTCGCCCTCGAGCATCCGGCCGGTCGGGATGCCGGTCCAGGCCTCGACGACGTCGGCGATCTGCTCGGGCCCGACCGACTCGCCGACCATCGGCTCGGCGGTGGAGCGCTCGGCGGACTCGGCGGCCTCGATCTGCTTCTCCAGCTGCGGGATCTGCCCGTAGAGGATCTCGGAGGCCTTCTCGTACTCGCCGTCGCGCTGGTGCTTGTCGGCCTCGATGCGCAGGTGGTCGAGCTGCTTGCGGAGCTCGCCGGCGCCCTCCAGCGACGCCTTCTCCTGCTCCCAGCGAGCCTCGAGGCCGCGCAGCTCCTCCTGCTTGTCGGCCAGGTCGGCGCGCAGGACGCCGAGCCGCTCGCGCGAGCCGGCGTCGTCCTCCTTGGCCAGCGCGAACTCCTCCATGCGGAGCCGGTCGACCTGGCGGCGCAGCTGGTCGATCTCCTCCGGCGAGCTCTCGATCTCCATCCGCAGCCGGCTCGAGGCCTCGTCGATCAGGTCGATCGCCTTGTCGGGCAGCTGGCGGCCGGTGATGTAGCGGTCGGAGAGGGTGGCGGCCGCGACCAGCGCGGCGTCGGTGATCCGGACGCCGTGGTGGGCCTGGTACTTCTCCTGGATGCCGCGCAGGATCTGGATGGTGTCCTCGACCGACGGCTCGCCGACGAAGACCTGCTGGAAGCGGCGCTCGAGCGCGGGGTCCTTCTCGATCCGCTCGCGGTACTCGTCGAGCGTGGTCGCACCGATCATGCTGAGCTCGCCGCGGGCCAGCATCGGCTTCAGCATGTTGCCGGCGTCCATCGCGGAGTCGCCGCCGGCGCCCGCGCCGACGACGGTGTGCAGCTCGTCGATGAACGTGATGACCTGGCCGCCGGCGTCCTTGATCTCCTCCAGGACCGCCTTGAGCCGCTCCTCGAACTCGCCGCGGTACTTCGCCCCGGCCACCATCGCGGCCAGGTCGAGGCTGAGCACCCGCCGGCCCTTGAGGGAGTCGGGGACGTCGCCGTCGACGACGCGCTGGGCGAGGCCCTCGACGACGGCGGTCTTGCCGACGCCGGGCTCGCCGATGAGGACGGGGTTGTTCTTGGTGCGCCGCGACAGCACCTGCACGACGCGCCGGATCTCGCTGTCGCGCCCGATGACGGGGTCGAGCGCGCCCTCCTCGGCGAGCTGGGTGAGGTCGACGGAGTACTTCTCCAGCGCCTCCCAGGTCGACTCGGCGTCCTGGCTGGTCACCCGGCGGTTGCCGCGGACGGCGGTGAGGCCCTCGCGCAGCCCCTTCTCGGTGAGGCCGGCGTCCTTGAGCACGCGCTGGGCCTCCGAGTCGGTGCCGGCCAGCGCGATGAGCAGGTGCTCGGTGGCGACGAAGTCGTCCTTCATCGACGCGGCCAGGTCGAGCGCGCCGGCGAGCACGCGGGTCAGGGCCGGCGAGGTGGTCGGGCGCTGCACGGTCGCGCCGGTCGCGCGCGGCAGCGCGGCGAAGGCCGACTCGGCGGTGCGGGTCAGGGTGGCGAGGTCGACGCCGGCCTTGGTGACCAGGGTGCCCGCCGTCCCCTCGCTGTCGCGCAGCAGCGCGACGAGGAGGTGCAGCGGCTCGACCTTGCTGTGGCCGGACGTCGTCGCCGCGAGCTGGGCGGCCTCGATGGCCTCCCGGCTGCGGGTGGTGAACTTCTCGGCGGAGAACTGACTCATGGGGCAATGCTCCTGCGGTACGGGTCCGAGCGGGTCGGAACGGGTGGATCGGTGGCCCGACGGAGTCGGACACCCGGTTCAACGTAGCAAGAGTTGAGTCTGTTCCACTCAACTCTGGTCATCTGTCACGGTGACCGACGAGCCGGACGCACCGCCCGACTACCCTCAGGCGCATGATCGTCGACTGGTCCTCGTACCGCGCCGTCCTGTTCGACCTCGACGGCGTCATCACGCCGACCGCCGAGGTCCACATGCGCGCCTGGGCGCAGATGTTCAACGACTTCCTGCGCGGGCGCGGGGTCGAGGAGCCCTACACCGACGCCGACTACTTCGAGCACGTCGACGGCAAGCCGCGCTACGACGGCGTCCGCGACTTCCTCGCCTCGCGCGACATCGTGCTGCCCGACGGCACCCCCGAGGACCCCGCCGACCAGGCGGCCGGCGCCGAGACCGTGTGCGGGCTCGGCAACCGCAAGAACGACGCCTTCGGCCAGGTGCTGCGCGACGAGGGCGTCGCGGCCTACCCGGGCTCGCTGCGCCTGCTCGAGGAGCTGCGCGAGCGCGGCACCGCGCTGGCCATCGTGTCGTCGTCGAAGAACGCCCCCGACGTGCTGGCCGCCGCCGGCGTCACCGACTACTTCACCGTCGTCGTGCACGGCGGCGTCGCCGCCGAGCGGGGACTCCGGGGCAAGCCGGCGCCCGACACCTACCAGGAGGCGGCGCGCGAGCTGGGCGTGCCCGACGAGAGCGCCGTCGTCGTCGAGGACGCCACCAGCGGCGTCGCGGCCGGTGCCGCCGGCACCTTCGGGCTCGTCGTCGGGGTCGACCGCGGCGTCGGGCACGACGCGCTCACCCGGGCCGGCGCCGACGTCGTCGTCGACGACCTCGACGAGCTCACCACGGCCGCTGCGACCCCCGGGGAGGAGCAGCGGTGAGCACCGTCGACCCGAACCTGACCGAGCGGCACGGCGCCAGCCACAAGGCCCCGCCCGCCGTCGACCCGCTCGACCGCACCCGCTTCCCGATCGACGAGTGGCGCCTGGTGGAGAGCCGGTTCGACTCCAGCGACCTCGGCACCACCGAGTCGGTGTTCAGCGTCGGCAACGGCTACCTCGGCCTGCGCGGCAACTACGAGGAGAGCCGCGACTTCGCCGCCAACGGCACCTTCATCAACGGCTTCCACGAGACCTGGCCGATCCAGCACGCCGAGGAGGCCTTCGGGTTCGCCAAGGTCGGCCAGACGATCGTCAACGCCCCCGACGCCAAGGTGATCCGGCTCTACGTCGACGACGAGCCCCTCGAGCTGTCGACCGCCGACCTCGTCGAGTACGAGCGCGCCCTCGACTTCCGCACCGGCATTCTCTCCCGGCACGTCGTCTGGCGGACGCCGAGCGGGCGCCGGGTGCAGATCGACAGCACCCGGATGGTCTCCTTCACCCAGCGCCACCTGGCGGTGATGACCTTCGAGGTCACCCTCCTCGACGACGGCGCCCCGGTCACGATCAGCTCGCAGCTGCTGAACCGCCAGGACGCCGACCGCGGCGCCTCGGTCGAGATGGCCAAGGCCGCGGCCGAGTTCGACCCTCGCAAGGCCAGCCACTTCGCCAGCCGCGTCCTGGTGCCCGAGAACGACCACGGCGTGCTGCCCGACGGCCGGCTCGCGCTGCGCTACAAGACCGCCGAGAGCGGGATGACGATCGCCATCGCGGTCGACCACGAGCTCGAGACGGCCAGCCCGAGCACCACGTCCTACGAGCGCAACGACGACATGATGAAGGCGATCTTCCACGTCACCGCCGAGCAGGGCGTCCCGATCCGGCTCACCAAGACCGTCGGCTACCACTCCGCGCGGGTCGTGCCGACCGGCGAGCTGCTCGACCGCTGCCTGCGCACCCTCGACCGGGTCCGCGAGGAGGGCCTGGAGAAGGAGGCGCACGACCAGCGCGCCTGGCTCGACGAGTTCTGGGAGCGCTCCGACGTCGAGATCGCCGGCCAGCCCGCCCTGCAGCAGGCCACGCGCTGGAACCTCTACTCGCTGGCGCAAGCCTCGGCGCGCGCCGACGGCTCCGGCATCCCGGCGAAGGGGGTGACCGGGTCGGGCTACGGCGGGCACTACTTCTGGGACACCGAGATCTACGTGATGCCGTTCCTCACCTACACCAACCCGTGGGCGGCCCGGAACGCGCTGCGCTTCCGCCACTCGCTGCTCGACTCCGCGCGGCACCGGGCCCGCCAGCTCGCGCAGAAGGGCGCGCTGTTCGCGTGGCGCACGATCAACGGCGAGGAGGCCTCGGCCTACTACGCCGCCGGCACCGCGCAGTACCACATCGACGCCGACATCGCCTACGCCCTCAGCCAGTACGTCAGCGCCACCGGCGACTACGAGTTCCTCGACCGGCAGGCCGTCGACATCCTCGTCGAGACCGCCCGGCTCTGGGCCGACCTCGGCTTCTGGCGCGACGAGGACGGCGGGGCGTTCCACATCCACGGGGTCACCGGCCCCGACGAGTACACGACCGTCGTCAACGACAACCTGTACACGAACGTGATGGCGCGCTTCAACCTCGCCCGCGCCGCCGAGGCGGTGCGGTTCATCCAGGCCAAGCGGCCCGAGAACTTCCGCGAGATGGCCGCCCGCGTCGGCCTGCGCGACGGCGAGATCGAGCAGTGGGAGCGCGCCGCGGAGGCGATGAACATCCCCTTCGACGAGCACCTCGGCATCCACCCGCAGGACCTGCACTTCCTCGAGCGGGAGATGTGGGACCTCGACCACACGCCCCAGGACAAGCGGCCGCTGCTGCTCAACTACCACCCCCTGGTGATCTACCGGTTCCAGGTGCTCAAGCAGGCCGACGTCGTCCTCGCGCTCTTCCTGCAGGGCGAGCACTTCTCGCTGGAGCAGAAGAAGGCGGACTTCGACTACTACGACCCGATCACCACCGGTGACTCGACGCTCTCGGCGGTCGTGCAGTCGATCATCGCCGCCGAGGTCGGCTACCACGAGCTGGCGCTGCGCTACTTCCACGCGGCCCTGTTCGTCGACCTCGCCGACCGCCACGGCAACACCTCCGACGGCGTCCACGTGGCCTCGACCGGCGGCGTCTGGAGCGCCCTGGCCTCCGGCTTCGGCGGCTTCCGCGACCTCGGTGGCGGGCGCTGGTGCCTCGACCCGCGGCTCCCCGACGGCTGGGACTCCCTCACCTACCGGATCACCCTGCGCGGCACCCGGGTGCGGGTGCGCGTCGAGCCCGACGCCCTGCACCTCGAGGTCGAGCAGGCCGGGCCCGACGGGGGCGAGCTCTCCTTCGGCGTCAAGGGCGAGACGGTGAGCGTCGCTCCCGGTGCGCCCACGAGCGTCGTCCTCGACGGCCGCGGCCCGCGCCTGGAGGGGGTGCCGCCGAACCCCGCCGGCACCCGCCGCTCCGACGGCACCGTGATCACCGCGACGGTGCCCTCGGGCACCTGACGCCGGAGGTCAGGGGACGACGACCACCGGCACCGGGGAGGCCCGGATGATCTTGGTGGCCGTCGAGCCGAGGAAGAGCCGCTGCATGAGGCTCGCGGCCGACGAGCCGACGACCAGGACGTCGCTGCGCTCCCACGGCACGTCCTCGAGAGCCTCGGCCCAGCTGCGACCGGTGGCCACGGCGGTCTCGACGTCGGCGGGCACGTCGGCGACGTCGCCCAGCGCCGCGACGGCGGCCGTCTGGAGGGCGGCGGTGTGCTCCACGTAGGACGCGAGGATCTCGTCCTCGCCGTGCACCTCGGGCGGGTACATCGTCTTGCCGCGGACGCCGAAGGTGACGACGCGCAGCGCCGCGCCGACCTGGTGGCAGATGGTCGCCGTCCGGGCCAGCACCTGCGCCGAGACGTCGTCGCCGCGGAACGCGCACGTGGCGCGGGCGACCGTCGCGTCGGGCGCGGCGCGGAAGCCACGCGTCGCCACGGCGACCGGGACGGGCGAGGAGTGCAGCAGCCGGTCGGCCGTCGAGCTCACCACGACGGTGCCCCACGCGCCGTCGCTGCCGGAGCCGACGACGATCATCTCGGCGCCGAGCCGCGTCGCCTCCTCGATCAGCGTGGCCGCCTCCGACCTGCCCGGGAGGGCGGCGACCGAGGCCGGCACGTCGGGGCAGATCTCCGCGAGCAGCTCGGTGGTCGCCACCACCGCCCGCTCGCCCTGGTCGCGCGCCCAGGTCTCGAACTCGCGGTCGGAGCCGCGGGCGACCGGCGTCGGCCACGGCGCCGGGACCACGACGACGACCCGCAGGTCCTGGCCGGCCGAGCGGGCCAGCGTCGCGCCGAGGTGGAGCGGGGCGGCGTCACCCTTGGCGGCGGCGTACCCGACCACGAGCGTCATCAGTGGCCTCCGCCCGGCGCCCCGGGCTGCGTCGTGTCGGCGACCACGCCGCGGTTCAGCGCGGCGTTGTTGCGGCCCCACAGCAGGTAGAAGGCCAGCACGACCGCCAGCCAGACCGTGAAGATGACCCACGTGATCGCGGCGAGGCCGGACAGGATGTAGACGCACGCCGCGATCGTCAGGATCGGGGTGACCGGGTAGCCCGGCACCCGGAACGGCCGCTCGAGGTCGGGCTGCGTGCGGCGCAGCACCAGCACCGCGGTGGCGACGACGATGAACGCGATCAGGGTGCCGATGGAGACGGTGTCCCACAGGTAGTCCGACGGCACGAAGCCGGCGATCAGGGCCACCACGACCGAGACCACGACGGTGTTGAACGTCGGGGTGAGCGAGACCGGGTTCACCGAGGCGAACTTCTTCGGCAGCATCCCGTCGCGGCCCATGGCGAAGAGGATGCGGGTCTGGCCGTAGAGCGTGACGAGGGTGACGGAGAAGATCGAGATGACCGCGCCGGCGGCCAGGACCGTGCCCGGGACGCTCGAGCCGGTGATGTTGGACAGGATCACCGACAGGCCGGCGTCCTGCTGCTCGGGGTCGCTGAACTGCTCGGTCGGCTGGGCGCCGACCCCGGCGAGGGCGACCAGGACGTAGATCGCGACCACGACCACGAGCGCGCCCATGATCGCCCGGGGCAGGGCCCGCTGCGGGTCCCGGACCTCCTCCCCCGCCGTCGACACCGCGTCGAGCCCGATGAAGGAGAAGAAGATCGTGCCGGCCGCCGCGCTGATGCCGGCCGCGCCGGCGTCCCAGAAGCCGGCGAAGTGGTCGGACTCGAACGCCGTCAGGCCGATCACCACGAAGAGCAGCAGCACCCCGAGCTTGATCAGCACCATGATCGTGTTGACCCGCGCCGACTCGCTCGCGCCGCGCAGCAGCAGGAACATGCACAGGATCACCAGGACGACGGCCGGCAGGTTGACCAGCCCGGTCACGTTGTCCTCGTAGGGCACCGGTGAGTACGACAGCGCGTCGGGCAGGTGGAACCCGAACAGGCTCTGCAGCAGCTCGTTGAAGTAGCCGCTCCAGCCGACCGCGACCGCGGCGGAGCTGACGCCGTACTCGAGGAGCACGCAGGCGGCCACGACCATCGCCACGAGCTCGCCCATCGAGTGGTAGGCGTAGGAGTAGGTCGAGCCGCTGACCGGGATCGCGCTGGCGACCTCGGCGTAGCAGATCGCCGACAGCCCGGCGGCGAGGCCGGCGACGAGGAACGCCACGATGACCGCCGGCCCGGCGTCGGGCACGGCCTCCTGGAGCACGAAGAAGATGCCGGTGCCGACGGTCGCGCCGACACCGAACAGCATCAGCTGGAACGTGCCGAAGCTCCGCTTCAGCTCCGGCCCGTCGTGCGGCCCCCGGGGCGCCGCGATCGGCTTGCGCCGCCGCAGCTGGTCGCCGAAGGACGGCCGGCCGGTCGTCAGGTCTGTCATGTCACCCTCCCGCCACCCCTGGCGTGCGCCCGAGGTGGGAGCGAACCTAGACCCGCGGGTGCGTCCCTGGATACGCCACCCGCGAGATTGCGCGGGGTCGGTGCCCCGGCGCGCGCCCGCCCCGCGGGATCAGCGCGGCTCGACGGCGTCGCCCTCGCCGGGGGTGCCGTGCTCGGGGAACGGGGCGTCGGCGGCGTCCTCCTCGACCAGGCAGGTGCGGCAGAAGTCCTCGCCGAACGGCGTGAGGTGGATGCTGCGCCGCACGACCTTGGCGAACTTCACCGAGTGCACCGCCGCCAGCACGTCGGGCTGGGCCTCGACGACCTGGTACTCCAGAGGGTCGCGCAGCGGCTCACGCGAGAACCAGACCAGGCCGAGCCGGAACAGGTTGTTGAGGTAGGACGGCACCTGCTCCACGTAGCGCAGGCCCGCGCGGGCGCCGATCATGCTCAGCCCGGGCGCGACGAGGTGCGAGGACACCATGCCCATCGGCCCACCGGTGCGGACGTCGACGCTGGGCTGCGGGCCGCTGTTGAGCAGCAGCACCAGGATCCGGCCCTCGTCGGGCGCGAGCTCGGTCAGGATCCGGGCGAACGCCGGGTGGCCCTGGTCGGTGCTCCAGACGTCGCGCGAGCGCATCAGCAGGTCCTGGCCGAGCTCGCGCAGCGTCGGCTCGTGCGCCGTCGCGCTCGACGACACGACCGTGCCGTCGACGACCTCCGGCTCGCGGCCCGCGGACGAACCGTGCTCGCCGACCAGCCCGCCGAGCGTCGCGCCGGCGACGACGAGCGCCTTGCCGACCGGCGTGCCGGAGGACACCGAGCGGGCCAGCTCGCCGACGACGGCGATCGCCTGGCCGGCGTCCTCGGCGAGCGCCGCGGCCTCGTCCTGGTCGGTGACCGCGCGCCCGACGCGGCGCCAGGCGGCCGCGGAGGTGCGCAGCGACCAGCCGGTCGTGTGCCAGGCCGCGGACGCCGCCACCCGCGCCAGCCCGGGCAGGGCCTCGGCGGCGGGCAGCAGGTCGCGGGGGTCCGGGCGGCCGGAGGACTCGGTGCTCATCGAGCCCCCTGGACGCCGAAGATCGCGAGGTGCAGGAAGCCGCCGGCGGCTCCCATGATCGCTCCGTGGGCGTACAGCATCCACTCATCCTCCCTGATGGCCGAGCGCATCATGTCCACGAAGTCGCGCGGCGGCAGCTCCCGGGTCCGTCGTTCGACCAGGTCGCGGATCCGTCCGGCCTGGCGGGCGCTGAACTCGGGGTCCTTGAACGGCGTCAGCGTGCGGTCGACCGCCTCCCGGGCGACCGCCTCGCGGATCGTGTCGAACCGGGTGCCGCCGATCGCCACGCGCAGCGCGCCGCGGGCCGGCCCGGCGGCCTGGTCGATCGCCGGACGCAGCGCGGTGACGAGCATCTGTCGCGTCCGGTCGCCGCGCGGCCCGTCGAGCAGGAAGTCCCCGATCCGCTCGAGGGTGATGACGTCGTCGGCGATGATCTGGGCGTAGACGCCGGCCGCCTCGGCCTGGCGGCGCAGGAAGAGCCCGTGCGCCCTGACCCCGAGGATCCGGCGCGGCTCGGCGGGCTCGAAGATCAGCCACATGCCCAGGGCGTTGGTGATCCAGCCCACGACGACGCCGAGCACGGGGAGCAGCCACGCCTGGTGGGCGATGCTGTCGACCAGGGCGACCGGGATGCCGAGCAGGAACCCGAACACGAAGCCGAACCGGACCATCATGTCCAGCTCCTTCTGGCCGAAGTCGCGGAAGATCCGCACGACCAGGTCGGGGTTCTCCTGGAAGTGGTCGATCACCATGATCTTCGGGTCGAGCAGCTGGTCGATGTGGATGCCGATCTCGTCGGTCACCCGGCCGACGACGCTGGGCAGCTGCGCCCGGACGCGCTGGTAGACGGCGTCCTTGAACGGCTGCGGCAGGTCGCGCCACAGGCGCGGGTGCTCGGTGCGCATCACCTGGTCGACCAGCCCGGGGATCTCGGGACCGAAGACGGTCACGATGTGCTCGGCGATCCGGTCGGGCTCGAGCTGGCGGTAGAACTCCGCCGGCGTCCCGAGCTTCGCGATCGCCTTGTCGACGGCGATGCTGCCCATCTTCGCGGCGCGCGCCGGCACGATGCCCTGCCAGCCGATCCCGCCCTGGAGCAGCCCGGGGACCTCCTGGACCTTGCGCGGCAGGAGCGTCGCGAGCTCCCTCATCCCGGGCACCCGCACCCCGCGGAAGCGCAGGGGCGCGAAGAGCATCAGCAGGCCCGACCAGTTGATCAGCCAGCCGACCACGCCGGTGAACAGCGGGATGCTGAGGAACGCCGCCCAGTGCACGTGGCGCGCCCAGTCGTGCACCCAGTCCACGCACGACCCCCTCGCCGCGGGCGGACCCATCGCCACCCGGTCTGCGCAGGGTAGTTCACCCCACCACGCCGGGTGCGACACCGTGACGCAGACAACCGTGGGCCGCTCAGATCGCGAGGACGCCCATCGTGGCGACGACGGCGAGGGCGAACGCGCCGAGGGCGATCTGGGCGACGAAGAGCCAGGTGGCGACGCCGCCGCGCCGTTGCGGGAGGTCGGCGCGGCGCTCGCGGCGCATCGTCCACAGCAGGGCGGCGCCGATGCCGAGCATCGGGGCCATCGTCGTCCAGTAGCGCGGGCCGCCGATGTGCACGAAGGGCTGCGCCATCAGACCGATGATCCCGACCTTGAGCAGCACCAGGGTGAGCTGGCTGTCGAAGGTGCGGCGGGTCGCGGCGCCGAGCAGCACCAGCATGACCAGGCAGGCCGGGTAGAAGGTGCCGAGCGTGAGGACCTCGGCGAGCGGCACGACGTCGTACGGCGCGCCGTCCCAGCGCAGCAGCGTCGCGAACCGCGCGGGCTGGCCGAAGTAGCGCCCGGAGTTGATGCCGACGTCGCGGGCGTAGGACTCGGCGGTCACGTGGCGCCGGGCGTAGGCCGACATCTCGTCGGCGACCACGGTCTCGCTGACGCCGGCGGCCCGGCCCTGCTCGCGGGAGTAGCGCAGCGGCGAGAACCAGATGCTGCTGCCCGG
It encodes the following:
- a CDS encoding universal stress protein, with the translated sequence MTLVVGYAAAKGDAAPLHLGATLARSAGQDLRVVVVVPAPWPTPVARGSDREFETWARDQGERAVVATTELLAEICPDVPASVAALPGRSEAATLIEEATRLGAEMIVVGSGSDGAWGTVVVSSTADRLLHSSPVPVAVATRGFRAAPDATVARATCAFRGDDVSAQVLARTATICHQVGAALRVVTFGVRGKTMYPPEVHGEDEILASYVEHTAALQTAAVAALGDVADVPADVETAVATGRSWAEALEDVPWERSDVLVVGSSAASLMQRLFLGSTATKIIRASPVPVVVVP
- a CDS encoding Abi-alpha family protein, coding for MSTESSGRPDPRDLLPAAEALPGLARVAASAAWHTTGWSLRTSAAAWRRVGRAVTDQDEAAALAEDAGQAIAVVGELARSVSSGTPVGKALVVAGATLGGLVGEHGSSAGREPEVVDGTVVSSSATAHEPTLRELGQDLLMRSRDVWSTDQGHPAFARILTELAPDEGRILVLLLNSGPQPSVDVRTGGPMGMVSSHLVAPGLSMIGARAGLRYVEQVPSYLNNLFRLGLVWFSREPLRDPLEYQVVEAQPDVLAAVHSVKFAKVVRRSIHLTPFGEDFCRTCLVEEDAADAPFPEHGTPGEGDAVEPR
- a CDS encoding amino acid permease, which translates into the protein MTDLTTGRPSFGDQLRRRKPIAAPRGPHDGPELKRSFGTFQLMLFGVGATVGTGIFFVLQEAVPDAGPAVIVAFLVAGLAAGLSAICYAEVASAIPVSGSTYSYAYHSMGELVAMVVAACVLLEYGVSSAAVAVGWSGYFNELLQSLFGFHLPDALSYSPVPYEDNVTGLVNLPAVVLVILCMFLLLRGASESARVNTIMVLIKLGVLLLFVVIGLTAFESDHFAGFWDAGAAGISAAAGTIFFSFIGLDAVSTAGEEVRDPQRALPRAIMGALVVVVAIYVLVALAGVGAQPTEQFSDPEQQDAGLSVILSNITGSSVPGTVLAAGAVISIFSVTLVTLYGQTRILFAMGRDGMLPKKFASVNPVSLTPTFNTVVVSVVVALIAGFVPSDYLWDTVSIGTLIAFIVVATAVLVLRRTQPDLERPFRVPGYPVTPILTIAACVYILSGLAAITWVIFTVWLAVVLAFYLLWGRNNAALNRGVVADTTQPGAPGGGH
- the clpB gene encoding ATP-dependent chaperone ClpB, whose translation is MSQFSAEKFTTRSREAIEAAQLAATTSGHSKVEPLHLLVALLRDSEGTAGTLVTKAGVDLATLTRTAESAFAALPRATGATVQRPTTSPALTRVLAGALDLAASMKDDFVATEHLLIALAGTDSEAQRVLKDAGLTEKGLREGLTAVRGNRRVTSQDAESTWEALEKYSVDLTQLAEEGALDPVIGRDSEIRRVVQVLSRRTKNNPVLIGEPGVGKTAVVEGLAQRVVDGDVPDSLKGRRVLSLDLAAMVAGAKYRGEFEERLKAVLEEIKDAGGQVITFIDELHTVVGAGAGGDSAMDAGNMLKPMLARGELSMIGATTLDEYRERIEKDPALERRFQQVFVGEPSVEDTIQILRGIQEKYQAHHGVRITDAALVAAATLSDRYITGRQLPDKAIDLIDEASSRLRMEIESSPEEIDQLRRQVDRLRMEEFALAKEDDAGSRERLGVLRADLADKQEELRGLEARWEQEKASLEGAGELRKQLDHLRIEADKHQRDGEYEKASEILYGQIPQLEKQIEAAESAERSTAEPMVGESVGPEQIADVVEAWTGIPTGRMLEGETAKLLKMEDVIGERLIGQRDAVVAVSDAVRRSRAGIADPNRPVGSFLFLGPTGTGKTELAKSLADFLFDDERAIVRIDMSEYSEKHSVARLVGAPPGYVGYDEGGQLTEAVRRRPYSVVLLDEVEKAHPEVFDILLQVLDDGRLTDGQGRTVDFRNTIMILTSNLGSQYLVDPTLEPEKKRDAVMSVVRSSFKPEFLNRLDEIVLFEALSKEALTHIVDLQLGLLEKRLAVRRITIEVTDAAKAWLAETGFDPAYGARPLRRLVQSAIGDNLAKMLIGGQVVDGSTVRIDAGDEGLALSV
- a CDS encoding HAD family hydrolase gives rise to the protein MIVDWSSYRAVLFDLDGVITPTAEVHMRAWAQMFNDFLRGRGVEEPYTDADYFEHVDGKPRYDGVRDFLASRDIVLPDGTPEDPADQAAGAETVCGLGNRKNDAFGQVLRDEGVAAYPGSLRLLEELRERGTALAIVSSSKNAPDVLAAAGVTDYFTVVVHGGVAAERGLRGKPAPDTYQEAARELGVPDESAVVVEDATSGVAAGAAGTFGLVVGVDRGVGHDALTRAGADVVVDDLDELTTAAATPGEEQR
- a CDS encoding glycoside hydrolase family 65 protein, with translation MSTVDPNLTERHGASHKAPPAVDPLDRTRFPIDEWRLVESRFDSSDLGTTESVFSVGNGYLGLRGNYEESRDFAANGTFINGFHETWPIQHAEEAFGFAKVGQTIVNAPDAKVIRLYVDDEPLELSTADLVEYERALDFRTGILSRHVVWRTPSGRRVQIDSTRMVSFTQRHLAVMTFEVTLLDDGAPVTISSQLLNRQDADRGASVEMAKAAAEFDPRKASHFASRVLVPENDHGVLPDGRLALRYKTAESGMTIAIAVDHELETASPSTTSYERNDDMMKAIFHVTAEQGVPIRLTKTVGYHSARVVPTGELLDRCLRTLDRVREEGLEKEAHDQRAWLDEFWERSDVEIAGQPALQQATRWNLYSLAQASARADGSGIPAKGVTGSGYGGHYFWDTEIYVMPFLTYTNPWAARNALRFRHSLLDSARHRARQLAQKGALFAWRTINGEEASAYYAAGTAQYHIDADIAYALSQYVSATGDYEFLDRQAVDILVETARLWADLGFWRDEDGGAFHIHGVTGPDEYTTVVNDNLYTNVMARFNLARAAEAVRFIQAKRPENFREMAARVGLRDGEIEQWERAAEAMNIPFDEHLGIHPQDLHFLEREMWDLDHTPQDKRPLLLNYHPLVIYRFQVLKQADVVLALFLQGEHFSLEQKKADFDYYDPITTGDSTLSAVVQSIIAAEVGYHELALRYFHAALFVDLADRHGNTSDGVHVASTGGVWSALASGFGGFRDLGGGRWCLDPRLPDGWDSLTYRITLRGTRVRVRVEPDALHLEVEQAGPDGGELSFGVKGETVSVAPGAPTSVVLDGRGPRLEGVPPNPAGTRRSDGTVITATVPSGT